In a single window of the Balaenoptera acutorostrata chromosome 3, mBalAcu1.1, whole genome shotgun sequence genome:
- the LOC103010732 gene encoding cathepsin G-like — protein sequence MQPLLLLVVLLLPPRARAGQIIGGQEARPHSHPYMAYLQIPTPRPRTCGGFLVREDFVMTAAHCLGSQISVILGAHNVSRSERTQQRISVLRAIPHPGYNPQNNENDIMLLQLRSRVRRNEAVRPVALPQTQNRLSPGTLCTVAGWGRVGLERRTDTLHDVQIRVQRGEECSRLFMFYTDQTQICVGDPRERKSVFLGDSGGPLVCNNVAQGIVSYVNKMGTPPAVFTRISSFLPWIRRTMRRFKEWGLE from the exons ATGCAGCCACTCCTGCTCCTGGTGGTCCTTCTCCTGCCGCCCAGGGCTAGGGCAG GGCAGATCATCGGAGGCCAAGAGGCCAGGCCCCATTCCCACCCTTACATGGCATATCTTCAGATCCCAACTCCACGTCCGAGAACTTGTGGGGGGTTCCTGGTGCGAGAAgactttgtgatgacagcagCTCACTGTTTGGGAAG CCAAATAAGTGTCATCCTGGGGGCCCACAACGTCAGTAGGTCGGAAAGGACTCAGCAGCGCATATCGGTGCTCAGAGCCATCCCCCACCCCGGGTACAATCCGCAGAACAACGAGAATGACATCATGTTACTGCAG CTGAGGAGCAGAGTCAGACGTAATGAAGCTGTGAGGCCGGTGGCTCTGCCTCAGACCCAGAACAGGCTGagtcctgggaccctgtgcaccGTGGCCGGCTGGGGCCGTGTCGGCCTGGAGAGGAGAACAGACACTCTCCACGATGTACAGATCAGAGTGCAGAGGGGTGAGGAGTGCAGTAGACTCTTCATGTTCTACACTGACCAAACACAGATTTGTGTGGGCGACCCAAGAGAGAGGAAATCCGTCTTCCTG GGGGACTCCGGGGGCCCCCTTGTGTGTAACAACGTGGCCCAGGGCATCGTCTCCTACGTAAATAAGATGGGGACTCCTCCAGCAGTCTTCACCAGGATTTCCAGCTTCCTGCCCTGGATACGGAGAACGATGAGACGCTTCAAAGAGTGGGGGCTGGAGTGA
- the LOC103009512 gene encoding cathepsin G, with the protein MQPLLLLVVLLLPPRARAGQIIGGQEAGPHSHPYMAYVQIPIPRLKTCGGFLVREDFVMTAAHCLGSQISVILGAHNVSRSERTQQRISVLRAIPHPGYNPQNNQNGIMLLQLRSRVRRNEAVRPVALPQTQNRLSPGTLCTVAGWGLVGLDRRTDTLQDVWIRVQRGEECSRLFMFYIDRTQICVGDPRERKFAFLGDSGGPLVCNNVAQGIVSYGNEMGTPPAVFTRISSFLPWIRRTMRRFKEWGLE; encoded by the exons ATGCAGCCACTCCTGCTCCTGGTGGTCCTTCTCCTGCCGCCCAGGGCTAGGGCAG GGCAGATCATCGGAGGCCAAGAGGCCGGGCCCCATTCCCACCCTTACATGGCATATGTTCAGATCCCAATTCCACGTCTGAAAACTTGTGGGGGGTTCCTGGTGCGAGAAgactttgtgatgacagcagCTCACTGTTTGGGAAG CCAAATAAGTGTCATCCTGGGGGCCCACAACGTCAGTAGGTCGGAAAGGACTCAGCAGCGCATATCGGTGCTCAGAGCCATCCCCCACCCCGGGTACAATCCGCAGAACAACCAGAATGGCATCATGTTACTGCAG CTGAGGAGCAGAGTCAGACGTAATGAAGCTGTGAGGCCGGTGGCTCTGCCTCAGACCCAGAACAGGCTGagtcctgggaccctgtgcaccGTGGCCGGCTGGGGCCTTGTCGGCCTGGACAGGAGAACAGACACTCTCCAGGATGTATGGATCAGAGTGCAGAGGGGTGAGGAGTGCAGTAGACTCTTCATGTTCTACATTGACCGAACACAGATTTGTGTGGGCGACCCAAGAGAGCGGAAATTCGCCTTCCTG GGGGACTCCGGGGGCCCCCTTGTGTGTAACAACGTGGCCCAGGGCATCGTCTCCTACGGAAATGAGATGGGGACTCCTCCAGCAGTCTTCACCAGGATTTCCAGCTTCCTGCCCTGGATACGGAGAACGATGAGACGCTTCAAAGAGTGGGGGCTGGAGTGA